One Oryza glaberrima chromosome 10, OglaRS2, whole genome shotgun sequence DNA segment encodes these proteins:
- the LOC127753322 gene encoding pentatricopeptide repeat-containing protein At3g24000, mitochondrial, with product MRKPFPSFLLLHRLRRRRDADRHYAAAASLTASVADIPVPAAASTGIIRDTLDRVDARELAATPRLYHSLITACAQRKSLDDARAIHAHLAGSQFAGSVFLHNSLIHLYCKCGGVADARRMFDEMSTRDMCSWTSLIAGYAQNDMPDEALGLLPGMLRGRFKPNGFTFASLLKAAGASASSGIGEQIHALTVKYDWHDDVYVGSALLDMYARCGRMDMAIAVFDQLESKNGVSWNALIAGFARKGDGETTLLMFAEMQRNGFEATHFTYSSVFSAIAGIGALEQGKWVHAHMIKSGERLSAFVGNTILDMYAKSGSMIDARKVFDRVDKKDLVTWNSMLTAFAQYGLGREAVTHFEEMRKCGVHLNQITFLSILTACSHGGLVKEGKQYFDMMKEHNLEQEIDHYVTVVDLLGRAGLLNDALVFIFKMPMKPTAAVWGALLGSCRMHKNAKIGQFAADHVFELDPDDTGPPVLLYNIYASTGQWDAAARVRKMMKATRVKKEPACSWVEIENTVHMFVANDDTHPRSEEIYKKWEEISIQIRKAGYVPNTDYVLLHVDEQERQAKLQYHSEKIALAFALINMPLGATIRIMKNIRICGDCHSAFRYISKVFEREIVVRDTNRFHHFSSGSCSCGDYW from the coding sequence ATGAGAAAGCCGTTCCCGagtttcctcctcctccaccgccttcgccgtcgccgagacGCCGACCGGCACTACGCCGCAGCCGCCAGCCTCACCGCCTCCGTCGCAGACAtccccgtccccgccgccgcctccaccggcaTCATCCGCGATACACTCGACCGCGTGGACGCccgcgagctcgccgccaccCCGCGCCTCTACCACTCGCTCATCACGGCCTGCGCGCAGCGCAAGAGCCTGGACGATGCCAGGGCGATCCACGCACACCTGGCCGGCTCCCAGTTCGCCGGCAGCGTCTTCCTGCACAACTCGCTCATCCACTTGTACTGCAAGTGCGGCGGTGTGGCCGACGCGCGACGGATGTTCGACGAAATGTCGACGCGAGACATGTGCTCTTGGACCTCGCTCATTGCCGGGTATGCACAGAACGACATGCCGGATGAGGCCCTTGGGCTGCTCCCTGGGATGCTGAGAGGGCGATTCAAGCCGAATGGGTTCACGTTTGCGAGTCTCCTCAAGGCGGCTGGTGCTAGCGCGAGCAGTGGCATCGGGGAACAGATCCACGCGCTCACGGTGAAGTATGACTGGCATGATGATGTCTATGTTGGGAGTGCACTCCTTGACATGTATGCGAGGTGTGGAAGAATGGACATGGCCATTGCGGTTTTTGACCAGCTTGAATCGAAGAATGGGGTTTCTTGGAACGCGTTGATTGCTGGGTTTGCAAGAAAGGGTGATGGAGAGACCACACTGTTAATGTTTGCAGAGATGCAGAGGAATGGGTTTGAGGCAACACATTTTACATACTCAAGTGTGTTCAGTGCCATTGCTGGCATAGGTGCTCTTGAGCAGGGGAAGTGGGTGCATGCACACATGATTAAATCTGGGGAGAGACTGAGTGCATTTGTTGGAAACACAATACTTGACATGTATGCAAAGTCAGGGAGCATGATCGATGCGAGAAAGGTGTTTGACCGTGTGGACAAGAAGGATTTAGTTACTTGGAACTCAATGCTCACTGCATTTGCACAGTATGGACTTGGCAGGGAAGCAGTCACCCATTTTGAAGAGATGAGGAAATGTGGCGTTCACCTGAATCAGATCACCTTCCTTTCCATTTTGACTGCTTGTAGCCATGGGGGACTGGTGAAAGAAGGCAAGCAATACTTTGACATGATGAAGGAGCACAACCTGGAACAAGAGATTGATCACTACGTTACGGTTGTTGATCTCCTTGGTCGAGCTGGTTTACTGAATGATGCTCttgtatttatatttaaaatgcCCATGAAGCCAACTGCTGCTGTTTGGGGAGCCTTGCTTGGATCTTGCAGAATGCATAAGAATGCCAAAATTGGGCAATTTGCAGCCGATCATGTATTTGAACTTGACCCAGATGATACTGGTCCACCTGTGTTGCTTTACAACATTTATGCTTCCACAGGCCAATGGGATGCTGCAGCTAGAgtgaggaagatgatgaagGCAACTCGTGTGAAGAAGGAACCTGCATGCAGTTGGGTGGAGATAGAGAACACAGTGCACATGTTTGTCGCAAATGATGACACCCATCCAAGATCAGAGGAGATATAtaagaagtgggaggagataAGCATACAGATTAGGAAAGCAGGGTATGTTCCTAACACGGATTATGTGCTTCTGCATGTAGATGAACAAGAGAGGCAGGCAAAGTTACAGTATCACAGCGAGAAGATCGCGCTCGCATTTGCACTGATCAACATGCCTTTAGGGGCGACCATTCGGATCATGAAGAATATTAGGATATGTGGGGATTGCCATTCTGCATTCAGATACATCTCCAAAGTTTTCGAGCGGGAGATTGTTGTCAGGGATACAAACAGATTCCATCATTTCAGCAGTGGCTCCTGTTCATGTGGAGATTACTGGTGA
- the LOC127753030 gene encoding uncharacterized protein LOC127753030 isoform X1 produces the protein MEKAAAAACGWRKGLEEGEPEWEAMELEAAAPAIFPADGGGGGGRRSPAASTIFLPDLLDGSFLSDDILPDLSQMEDIFQPAHEDDIHHLLQGPQDEADLDKWLAAGQSCSPAAEGSITVQTPTYPILNLIDFIPKDGCKRGPRGARKRQTFPSRGARTRRAFPLQQLCFGTTRDKRCRLRKNNDHWTIKEVTNLVQGVSKHGVGRWTELKRDFFSTSIRTSVHLKDKWRNLLKACGIDFTSTAKGNAQKTMLWPLDKRLIEQITQLAYKHPYPRQKY, from the exons ATGgagaaggcggcagcggcggcttgtGGATGGAGGAAGGGTTTGGAGGAGGGAGAGCCGGAGTGGGAGGCGATggagctggaggcggcggcgccggcgatctttccggcggacggtggcggcggcggcggcaggaggagtccggcggcgtcgacgatcTTCTTGCCAGATCTTCTAGACGGGAGCTTTCTTTCTGACGATATTCTTCCTGATCTAAGCCAG ATGGAGGATATATTTCAACCAGCACATGAGGATGACATCCACCATTTGTTACAAGGGCCCCAAGATGAAGCAGACCTGGACAAATGGTTAGCAG CAGGTCAATCTTGTTCACCCGCAGCGGAAGGCTCCATAACAGTCCAAACACCTACATATCCCATACTAAATCTTATAG ATTTCATACCAAAGGACGGTTGTAAACGTGGCCCACGAGGTGCTCGCAAGAGACAGACATTTCCATCACGAGGTGCTCGCACGAGACGGGCTTTTCCATTG CAACAACTATGCTTTGGAACCACTAGAGACAAAAGATGTCGTCTAAGAAAAAATAATGATCACTGGACAATCAAAGAAGTAACAAATTTAGTACAAGGTGTTTCCAAGCATGGGGTTGGACGATGGACAGAATTGAAGAGAGATTTTTTCTCCACATCCATTCGAACTTCTGTCCATCTGAAG GATAAATGGAGGAACCTGTTGAAAGCCTGTGGGATTGATTTCACCTCCACAGCAAAG GGAAACGCACAGAAGACAATGCTATGGCCCCTTGATAAGCGATTGATTGAACAGATTACACAGTTAGCATATAAACACCCTTACCCAAGACAAAAGTACTAG
- the LOC127753030 gene encoding uncharacterized protein LOC127753030 isoform X2 encodes MEKAAAAACGWRKGLEEGEPEWEAMELEAAAPAIFPADGGGGGGRRSPAASTIFLPDLLDGSFLSDDILPDLSQMEDIFQPAHEDDIHHLLQGPQDEADLDKWLAGQSCSPAAEGSITVQTPTYPILNLIDFIPKDGCKRGPRGARKRQTFPSRGARTRRAFPLQQLCFGTTRDKRCRLRKNNDHWTIKEVTNLVQGVSKHGVGRWTELKRDFFSTSIRTSVHLKDKWRNLLKACGIDFTSTAKGNAQKTMLWPLDKRLIEQITQLAYKHPYPRQKY; translated from the exons ATGgagaaggcggcagcggcggcttgtGGATGGAGGAAGGGTTTGGAGGAGGGAGAGCCGGAGTGGGAGGCGATggagctggaggcggcggcgccggcgatctttccggcggacggtggcggcggcggcggcaggaggagtccggcggcgtcgacgatcTTCTTGCCAGATCTTCTAGACGGGAGCTTTCTTTCTGACGATATTCTTCCTGATCTAAGCCAG ATGGAGGATATATTTCAACCAGCACATGAGGATGACATCCACCATTTGTTACAAGGGCCCCAAGATGAAGCAGACCTGGACAAATGGTTAGCAG GTCAATCTTGTTCACCCGCAGCGGAAGGCTCCATAACAGTCCAAACACCTACATATCCCATACTAAATCTTATAG ATTTCATACCAAAGGACGGTTGTAAACGTGGCCCACGAGGTGCTCGCAAGAGACAGACATTTCCATCACGAGGTGCTCGCACGAGACGGGCTTTTCCATTG CAACAACTATGCTTTGGAACCACTAGAGACAAAAGATGTCGTCTAAGAAAAAATAATGATCACTGGACAATCAAAGAAGTAACAAATTTAGTACAAGGTGTTTCCAAGCATGGGGTTGGACGATGGACAGAATTGAAGAGAGATTTTTTCTCCACATCCATTCGAACTTCTGTCCATCTGAAG GATAAATGGAGGAACCTGTTGAAAGCCTGTGGGATTGATTTCACCTCCACAGCAAAG GGAAACGCACAGAAGACAATGCTATGGCCCCTTGATAAGCGATTGATTGAACAGATTACACAGTTAGCATATAAACACCCTTACCCAAGACAAAAGTACTAG
- the LOC127753323 gene encoding uncharacterized protein LOC127753323 → MQHRSPAAATASSGPVAAAASAAMAAPGVGGVEPAVTLDQVPRWSDPDQRLYAPSSSSAAAAGGVEAGEGGGSEPAASAFLSFSDPLTGDDGGGVSAGGRGGASRFPVDHEINSRIYLWRGHPWNLEVDAVVNSTNESLDESHSSPGLHAAAGSGLAEECSTLGGCRTGMAKMTNAYDLPARKVIHTVGPKYAVKYHTAAENALSHCYRSCLELLIENGLESIAMGCIYTEAKNYPREPAAHVAIRTVRRFLEKQKSKIAGVVFCTVSSSDTEIYKRLLPLYFPRDRQEEEIAVSKLPADVGDENGETVIDERKIRIRPLPAGATDRAATTAPIDLPFDSGLASKRSSFKLDSYLDPSFMSLIKDPDLRRKEQWEKSAQAQKGFNYAKLLGYGDLACPSLSAAEEYSLHSRYLAKANSLNLSEIAEMKIIYRGGVDSEGRPVMVVVGAHFLLRCLDLERFVLHVVKEFEPLIQKPYSIVYFHSAASLQPQPDLGFMKRLQQILGRKHQRNLHAIYVLHPTLGLRTAILAMQMFVDGEVWKKVVYVDRLVHLFRYVPREQLTIPDFVFQHDLEVNGGRGLIVDPRTKHIYQRPSG, encoded by the exons ATGCAGcaccgctcgccggcggcggccacggcgtcgtcggggccggtcgccgccgcggcctccgccgccatggcggcgccgggCGTGGGCGGCGTCGAGCCGGCCGTGACGCTCGACCAGGTGCCCCGATGGAGCGACCCCGACCAGCGCCTGTACGCGccttcgtcctcctccgccgcggccgccggaggTGTGGAGGCGGGCGAGGGTGGCGGATCCGAGCCCGCCGCGTCCGCGTTCCTCTCGTTCTCCGACCccctcaccggcgacgacggcggcggggtctccgccggcggccgcggcggggcctCGCGGTTCCCCGTCGACCACGAGATCAACTCCAGGATCTACCTCTGGAGGGGCCACCCCTGGAACCTGGAGGTCGACGCTGTCGTCAACTCCACTAACGAG AGCTTGGACGAGTCGCACAGCAGTCCTGGTCTGCACGCCGCGGCAGGATCGGGGCTCGCAGAGGAATGCTCCACCTTG GGAGGATGCAGAACTGGGATGGCGAAGATGACCAATGCTTATGATCTGCCTGCAAG GAAGGTCATTCATACAGTCGGCCCCAAATATGCTGTCAAGTATCACACAGCTGCAGAGAATGCACTTAGTCACTGCTACCGTTCTTGTTTGGAACTCCTCATTGAAAATGGCCTTGAAAG CATTGCAATGGGCTGCATTTACACGGAAGCTAAAAACTACCCTCGTGAGCCTGCTGCCCATGTGGCGATAA GAACTGTTAGACGCTTTCTGGAGAAACAAAAAAGCAAAATTGCTGGTGTTGTTTTTTGTACTGTATCATCATCTGATACAGAGATATACAAGAG ATTGCTCCCACTATATTTCCCTCGGGACAGGCAAGAGGAAGAGATTGCGGTATCAAAACTTCCAGCCGATGTTGGGGATGAGAATGGTGAAACTGTAATTGatgaaaggaaaataagaaTAAGACCTTTGCCTGCTGGTGCAACAGACAGAGCTGCAACTACTGCTCCTATAGATCTTCCTTTTGATTCTGGATTGGCATCGAAGAG GAGTTCTTTCAAGTTGGATTCATATCTGGATCCTTCATTTATGTCATTAATTAAAGATCCAGATCTGAGGCGCAAGGAGCAGTGGGAAAAATCTGCTCAAGCTCAAAAGGGATTTAATTATGCTAAGTTGCTTGGATATGGAGATCTAGCTTGCCCTTCATTATCCGCCGCAGAGGAATATTCACTTCATTCAAGATACCTTGCTAAAGCAAATTCTCTTAATCTTTCAGAGATTGCTGAAATGAAAATAat TTATCGAGGTGGAGTTGACAGTGAAGGACGCCCGGTTATGGTTGTTGTTGGTGCACACTTTCTTCTTCGCTGCTTGGATCTTGAACGGTTTGTTCTACATGTAGTAAAG GAGTTTGAACCTTTGATTCAGAAGCCATATAGCATTGTCTATTTCCATTCTGCTGCATCATTACAACC GCAACCAGATTTAGGATTCATGAAGCGCCTACAACAAATATTGGGTCGTAAACATCAGCGCAACCTTCAT GCCATATATGTCCTCCACCCAACGTTGGGTTTGAGAACAGCTATTCTGGCAATGCAGATGTTTGTTGATGGAGAG GTTTGGAAGAAAGTTGTCTACGTGGATAGGCTTGTGCATCTGTTCAGATATGTACCACGAGAACAACTAACTATTCCTGATTTTGTCTTTCA GCATGATTTGGAGGTGAACGGTGGGAGAGGCCTAATTGTTGACCCAAGAACAAAACACATTTATCAGAGACCGTCTGGCTGA
- the LOC127753030 gene encoding uncharacterized protein LOC127753030 isoform X3, which produces MEKAAAAACGWRKGLEEGEPEWEAMELEAAAPAIFPADGGGGGGRRSPAASTIFLPDLLDGSFLSDDILPDLSQMEDIFQPAHEDDIHHLLQGPQDEADLDKWLAAGQSCSPAAEGSITVQTPTYPILNLIDFIPKDGCKRGPRGARKRQTFPSRGARTRRAFPLQQLCFGTTRDKRCRLRKNNDHWTIKEVTNLVQGVSKHGVGRWTELKRDFFSTSIRTSVHLKDKWRNLLKACGIDFTSTAKKTMLWPLDKRLIEQITQLAYKHPYPRQKY; this is translated from the exons ATGgagaaggcggcagcggcggcttgtGGATGGAGGAAGGGTTTGGAGGAGGGAGAGCCGGAGTGGGAGGCGATggagctggaggcggcggcgccggcgatctttccggcggacggtggcggcggcggcggcaggaggagtccggcggcgtcgacgatcTTCTTGCCAGATCTTCTAGACGGGAGCTTTCTTTCTGACGATATTCTTCCTGATCTAAGCCAG ATGGAGGATATATTTCAACCAGCACATGAGGATGACATCCACCATTTGTTACAAGGGCCCCAAGATGAAGCAGACCTGGACAAATGGTTAGCAG CAGGTCAATCTTGTTCACCCGCAGCGGAAGGCTCCATAACAGTCCAAACACCTACATATCCCATACTAAATCTTATAG ATTTCATACCAAAGGACGGTTGTAAACGTGGCCCACGAGGTGCTCGCAAGAGACAGACATTTCCATCACGAGGTGCTCGCACGAGACGGGCTTTTCCATTG CAACAACTATGCTTTGGAACCACTAGAGACAAAAGATGTCGTCTAAGAAAAAATAATGATCACTGGACAATCAAAGAAGTAACAAATTTAGTACAAGGTGTTTCCAAGCATGGGGTTGGACGATGGACAGAATTGAAGAGAGATTTTTTCTCCACATCCATTCGAACTTCTGTCCATCTGAAG GATAAATGGAGGAACCTGTTGAAAGCCTGTGGGATTGATTTCACCTCCACAGCAAAG AAGACAATGCTATGGCCCCTTGATAAGCGATTGATTGAACAGATTACACAGTTAGCATATAAACACCCTTACCCAAGACAAAAGTACTAG